A single Dreissena polymorpha isolate Duluth1 chromosome 14, UMN_Dpol_1.0, whole genome shotgun sequence DNA region contains:
- the LOC127858842 gene encoding carbohydrate sulfotransferase 15-like isoform X5, with protein MAAILILGLVFTTLLQTSTTNQRQNFAVLKYMPLAVVQDTPLAVAHDTPLAVFHDTPLASVQETPLYVALDTPLAVSQDTPRAVVQDTPLIFSNNTPIEIEMETVLTVAKDTPVHATNHTQHAVSTVALLANSRDTPLKVAKNETNTSLQPDALARYFNSTTSTKTMVNNTRLLRFIEEIIESDDSRGRPITQLTVPQVTCPDQPQQTRIEDLLCMQPPKFQPVYKNPCFFASNGLFHCLPYFQIIGMDKSGTTDLFDKIARHPEVHGNNGTLQKETMWWSWRRYGLWLRGKIEVQKFNRYVEYFDGAAAEIQRNPRHVTGDGTPMDMWDMRGWPEIPQNAGQESPRFTTPHLIHHINPGVRLLAIFREPTRRLESDYFFLKIGKQTRESLHVEIAKAIVSLHECTRKATLRTCLYKKDLIEKLNARIHLGFYSVYLREWLQVFPRDQLLLFRTEDYSRSPQRHLQTVFSYLGLEHVTDDTLHAMTSSKRKHVTKKAKGAGILDETKALLQALYAPFNRDLAHILQDDSYLWSDV; from the exons ATGGCAGCGATTCTTATCCTAGGACTCGTATTTACGACACTACTGCAAACGTCCACCACAAATCAACGACAAAACTTTGCGGTGTTAAAGTATATGCCACTCGCTGTTGTTCAGGATACACCACTCGCTGTTGCTCATGATACGCCACTCGCTGTTTTTCATGATACGCCACTCGCTAGTGTTCAGGAGACACCACTCTATGTCGCTCTTGATACGCCACTCGCTGTTAGTCAGGATACGCCACGTGCTGTGGTTCAGGATACACCACTGATTTTTTCTAACAATACGCCTATCGAGATTGAAATGGAAACGGTACTAACTGTTGCTAAGGATACACCTGTTCATGCCACCAATCATACTCAACACGCTGTTTCAACAGTAGCACTACTCGCTAATTCCAGAGATACGCCACTTAAGGTTGCTAAGAATGAAACCAATACGTCCCTTCAACCGGATGCCCTAGCCAGATATTTCAACTCAACAACGTCGACGAAAACAATG GTCAACAACACGCGTTTACTCCGATTTATAGAGGAGATCATAGAAAGCGATGATAGCCGAGGTCGACCGATTACACAACTAACGGTTCCTCAAGTCACATGCCCCGACCAGCCTCAGCAGACGCGTATAGAAGACCTCCTGTGTATGCAACCACCCAAGTTCCAACCGGTGTACAAGAACCCGTGCTTTTTTGCCTCAAATGGGTTGTTTCACTGCCTCCCGTACTTCCAAATTATAGGAATGGACAAGTCGGGAACCACAGACCTTTTCGACAAGATCGCGCGGCATCCAGAAGTGCATGGAAACAACGGCACTCTACAGAAGGAGACGATGTGGTGGAGCTGGAGACGCTATGGACTTTGGTTGCGTGGGAAAATTGAAGTTCAGAAGTTCAATAGGTACGTGGAGTACTTTGATGGCGCCGCGGCAGAAATACAGCGGAACCCACGCCACGTTACGGGTGACGGTACGCCGATGGATATGTGGGACATGAGAGGGTGGCCGGAGATTCCACAGAACGCCGGTCAAGAGTCGCCGCGGTTCACCACGCCGCACCTCATACATCATATCAACCCGGGTGTTCGCCTGTTGGCCATCTTCCGGGAACCCACTCGGCGGCTAGAAAGCGACTATTTCTTCCTGAAAATTGGAAAACAGACGCGGGAATCACTCCATGTTGAAATCGCGAAAGCTATTGTTAGTTTACACGAATGCACGAGAAAAGCCACTCTACGAACGTGTTTATATAAAAAGGATCTTATAGAAAAGTTAAACGCCCGGATTCATCTCGGGTTTTATTCGGTGTATCTGCGCGAGTGGCTGCAGGTTTTTCCCCGGGACCAGCTGTTATTGTTTAGAACGGAAGACTATTCTCGATCGCCTCAGCGCCACCTACAG ACTGTCTTCTCCTACCTGGGTCTAGAGCACGTGACAGACGACACTCTGCACGCCATGACGTCATCCAAACGCAAGCACGTGACCAAAAAGGCGAAAGGCGCCGGTATTTTGGATGAAACCAAGGCGCTGTTGCAGGCGCTGTATGCACCGTTTAACAGGGACCTTGCACACATTCTTCAG
- the LOC127858842 gene encoding carbohydrate sulfotransferase 15-like isoform X3 yields the protein MLKARSKYVVMAAILILGLVFTTLLQTSTTNQRQNFAVLKYMPLAVVQDTPLAVAHDTPLAVFHDTPLASVQETPLYVALDTPLAVSQDTPRAVVQDTPLIFSNNTPIEIEMETVLTVAKDTPVHATNHTQHAVSTVALLANSRDTPLKVAKNETNTSLQPDALARYFNSTTSTKTMVNNTRLLRFIEEIIESDDSRGRPITQLTVPQVTCPDQPQQTRIEDLLCMQPPKFQPVYKNPCFFASNGLFHCLPYFQIIGMDKSGTTDLFDKIARHPEVHGNNGTLQKETMWWSWRRYGLWLRGKIEVQKFNRYVEYFDGAAAEIQRNPRHVTGDGTPMDMWDMRGWPEIPQNAGQESPRFTTPHLIHHINPGVRLLAIFREPTRRLESDYFFLKIGKQTRESLHVEIAKAIVSLHECTRKATLRTCLYKKDLIEKLNARIHLGFYSVYLREWLQVFPRDQLLLFRTEDYSRSPQRHLQTVFSYLGLEHVTDDTLHAMTSSKRKHVTKKAKGAGILDETKALLQALYAPFNRDLAHILQDDSYLWSDV from the exons A TGTTGAAGGCGCGAAGCAAGTATGTTGTCATGGCAGCGATTCTTATCCTAGGACTCGTATTTACGACACTACTGCAAACGTCCACCACAAATCAACGACAAAACTTTGCGGTGTTAAAGTATATGCCACTCGCTGTTGTTCAGGATACACCACTCGCTGTTGCTCATGATACGCCACTCGCTGTTTTTCATGATACGCCACTCGCTAGTGTTCAGGAGACACCACTCTATGTCGCTCTTGATACGCCACTCGCTGTTAGTCAGGATACGCCACGTGCTGTGGTTCAGGATACACCACTGATTTTTTCTAACAATACGCCTATCGAGATTGAAATGGAAACGGTACTAACTGTTGCTAAGGATACACCTGTTCATGCCACCAATCATACTCAACACGCTGTTTCAACAGTAGCACTACTCGCTAATTCCAGAGATACGCCACTTAAGGTTGCTAAGAATGAAACCAATACGTCCCTTCAACCGGATGCCCTAGCCAGATATTTCAACTCAACAACGTCGACGAAAACAATG GTCAACAACACGCGTTTACTCCGATTTATAGAGGAGATCATAGAAAGCGATGATAGCCGAGGTCGACCGATTACACAACTAACGGTTCCTCAAGTCACATGCCCCGACCAGCCTCAGCAGACGCGTATAGAAGACCTCCTGTGTATGCAACCACCCAAGTTCCAACCGGTGTACAAGAACCCGTGCTTTTTTGCCTCAAATGGGTTGTTTCACTGCCTCCCGTACTTCCAAATTATAGGAATGGACAAGTCGGGAACCACAGACCTTTTCGACAAGATCGCGCGGCATCCAGAAGTGCATGGAAACAACGGCACTCTACAGAAGGAGACGATGTGGTGGAGCTGGAGACGCTATGGACTTTGGTTGCGTGGGAAAATTGAAGTTCAGAAGTTCAATAGGTACGTGGAGTACTTTGATGGCGCCGCGGCAGAAATACAGCGGAACCCACGCCACGTTACGGGTGACGGTACGCCGATGGATATGTGGGACATGAGAGGGTGGCCGGAGATTCCACAGAACGCCGGTCAAGAGTCGCCGCGGTTCACCACGCCGCACCTCATACATCATATCAACCCGGGTGTTCGCCTGTTGGCCATCTTCCGGGAACCCACTCGGCGGCTAGAAAGCGACTATTTCTTCCTGAAAATTGGAAAACAGACGCGGGAATCACTCCATGTTGAAATCGCGAAAGCTATTGTTAGTTTACACGAATGCACGAGAAAAGCCACTCTACGAACGTGTTTATATAAAAAGGATCTTATAGAAAAGTTAAACGCCCGGATTCATCTCGGGTTTTATTCGGTGTATCTGCGCGAGTGGCTGCAGGTTTTTCCCCGGGACCAGCTGTTATTGTTTAGAACGGAAGACTATTCTCGATCGCCTCAGCGCCACCTACAG ACTGTCTTCTCCTACCTGGGTCTAGAGCACGTGACAGACGACACTCTGCACGCCATGACGTCATCCAAACGCAAGCACGTGACCAAAAAGGCGAAAGGCGCCGGTATTTTGGATGAAACCAAGGCGCTGTTGCAGGCGCTGTATGCACCGTTTAACAGGGACCTTGCACACATTCTTCAG
- the LOC127858842 gene encoding carbohydrate sulfotransferase 15-like isoform X2, with protein MLRVLKARSKYVVMAAILILGLVFTTLLQTSTTNQRQNFAVLKYMPLAVVQDTPLAVAHDTPLAVFHDTPLASVQETPLYVALDTPLAVSQDTPRAVVQDTPLIFSNNTPIEIEMETVLTVAKDTPVHATNHTQHAVSTVALLANSRDTPLKVAKNETNTSLQPDALARYFNSTTSTKTMVNNTRLLRFIEEIIESDDSRGRPITQLTVPQVTCPDQPQQTRIEDLLCMQPPKFQPVYKNPCFFASNGLFHCLPYFQIIGMDKSGTTDLFDKIARHPEVHGNNGTLQKETMWWSWRRYGLWLRGKIEVQKFNRYVEYFDGAAAEIQRNPRHVTGDGTPMDMWDMRGWPEIPQNAGQESPRFTTPHLIHHINPGVRLLAIFREPTRRLESDYFFLKIGKQTRESLHVEIAKAIVSLHECTRKATLRTCLYKKDLIEKLNARIHLGFYSVYLREWLQVFPRDQLLLFRTEDYSRSPQRHLQTVFSYLGLEHVTDDTLHAMTSSKRKHVTKKAKGAGILDETKALLQALYAPFNRDLAHILQDDSYLWSDV; from the exons ATGCTCAGAG TGTTGAAGGCGCGAAGCAAGTATGTTGTCATGGCAGCGATTCTTATCCTAGGACTCGTATTTACGACACTACTGCAAACGTCCACCACAAATCAACGACAAAACTTTGCGGTGTTAAAGTATATGCCACTCGCTGTTGTTCAGGATACACCACTCGCTGTTGCTCATGATACGCCACTCGCTGTTTTTCATGATACGCCACTCGCTAGTGTTCAGGAGACACCACTCTATGTCGCTCTTGATACGCCACTCGCTGTTAGTCAGGATACGCCACGTGCTGTGGTTCAGGATACACCACTGATTTTTTCTAACAATACGCCTATCGAGATTGAAATGGAAACGGTACTAACTGTTGCTAAGGATACACCTGTTCATGCCACCAATCATACTCAACACGCTGTTTCAACAGTAGCACTACTCGCTAATTCCAGAGATACGCCACTTAAGGTTGCTAAGAATGAAACCAATACGTCCCTTCAACCGGATGCCCTAGCCAGATATTTCAACTCAACAACGTCGACGAAAACAATG GTCAACAACACGCGTTTACTCCGATTTATAGAGGAGATCATAGAAAGCGATGATAGCCGAGGTCGACCGATTACACAACTAACGGTTCCTCAAGTCACATGCCCCGACCAGCCTCAGCAGACGCGTATAGAAGACCTCCTGTGTATGCAACCACCCAAGTTCCAACCGGTGTACAAGAACCCGTGCTTTTTTGCCTCAAATGGGTTGTTTCACTGCCTCCCGTACTTCCAAATTATAGGAATGGACAAGTCGGGAACCACAGACCTTTTCGACAAGATCGCGCGGCATCCAGAAGTGCATGGAAACAACGGCACTCTACAGAAGGAGACGATGTGGTGGAGCTGGAGACGCTATGGACTTTGGTTGCGTGGGAAAATTGAAGTTCAGAAGTTCAATAGGTACGTGGAGTACTTTGATGGCGCCGCGGCAGAAATACAGCGGAACCCACGCCACGTTACGGGTGACGGTACGCCGATGGATATGTGGGACATGAGAGGGTGGCCGGAGATTCCACAGAACGCCGGTCAAGAGTCGCCGCGGTTCACCACGCCGCACCTCATACATCATATCAACCCGGGTGTTCGCCTGTTGGCCATCTTCCGGGAACCCACTCGGCGGCTAGAAAGCGACTATTTCTTCCTGAAAATTGGAAAACAGACGCGGGAATCACTCCATGTTGAAATCGCGAAAGCTATTGTTAGTTTACACGAATGCACGAGAAAAGCCACTCTACGAACGTGTTTATATAAAAAGGATCTTATAGAAAAGTTAAACGCCCGGATTCATCTCGGGTTTTATTCGGTGTATCTGCGCGAGTGGCTGCAGGTTTTTCCCCGGGACCAGCTGTTATTGTTTAGAACGGAAGACTATTCTCGATCGCCTCAGCGCCACCTACAG ACTGTCTTCTCCTACCTGGGTCTAGAGCACGTGACAGACGACACTCTGCACGCCATGACGTCATCCAAACGCAAGCACGTGACCAAAAAGGCGAAAGGCGCCGGTATTTTGGATGAAACCAAGGCGCTGTTGCAGGCGCTGTATGCACCGTTTAACAGGGACCTTGCACACATTCTTCAG
- the LOC127857746 gene encoding uncharacterized protein LOC127857746, translating into MFKAHERPSYDKLQLNKRNEKPSARPNCARPLTKLAMVALNWHNRQLQYGISHLPVHLLPELLRTALLNDQASAVVTMVANWPFPTLRFADILNSQQLEVFEDELSSLCYYIVDGLASRTPMCRLTCLDLTDILLQASFVRQIIQMWPLLSLKKPQLKPKNLAKIVTRTAGLDEIKLSYEIIPKVLKERMGQDLMQFPRNRIKLPEGERLEVKLSDAHFTTSNLFFLDYMITNCLRDYTPLYVTVSNLHIKSDFCDGNLLTDSLAPFVVFKGQQSKLLDGLSLHQLEEGVFFLVLPDLQCFTHLRSLDIADCNIYLQEGVTRRRRSTRTLLCETFQCFTSLCRLNLSFNFLIGCLGEVLESLRMPLEYLSIRGCDVNDSDLVSLGESKHAASLRELNMSKLCHFSIYDNDRISPGNILKVVKNFPQMTLLNLAQNHLSDTNVKDFSCDTLIHMTRLKGLDISGNILALDSQVELARACARVPSMQWLRLTCMNSTLNDAMFLHNLELGNMEDVGGKLRNEMKSLGRDDIVVDVVRLSFAILVDLVDFFD; encoded by the exons ATGTTCAAGGCCCATGAACGTCCCTCATACGACAAGCTCCAACTTAACAAGCGCAATGAGAAGCCCAGCGCGCGCCCCAACTGTGCCCGACCCCTGACCAAGCTGGCCATGGTGGCTCTGAACTGGCACAATCGGCAACTACAGTACGGCATCTCCCACCTGCCTGTCCACTTGCTACCTGAACTCCTGCGTACAGCACTTCTTAATGACCAGGCCTCAGCTGTCGTCACAATGGTCGCCAACTGGCCCTTTCCGACATTGAG GTTTGCAGACATTCTGAATAGCCAGCAGTTGGAGGTGTTTGAAGACGAATTGAGCAGCCTTTGTTACTACATAGTTGACGGACTCGCCTCCCGTACCCCCATGTGTAGACTCACTTGTCTAGACCTCACCGACATCCTCCTAC AGGCATCATTTGTTCGCCAAATCATACAGATGTGGCCCCTGCTGTCTCTGAAGAAACCCCAGCTGAAACCCAAAAACCTTGCGAAGATTGTAACGAGAACTGCTG GCCTGGATGAGATCAAGCTTTCCTATGAGATCATACCCAAAGTGCTGAAGGAGAGGATGGGTCAGGATCTCATGCAATTTCCCAGAAACAGGATCAAGCTGCCGGAAG GAGAGAGGCTAGAGGTGAAGCTATCGGACGCACATTTCACAACCAGTAACCTGTTTTTCCTCGACTACATGATCACCAACTGCCTACGTGACTACACTCCACTCTATGTCACAGTCTCTAATCTCCACATCAA GTCTGATTTCTGTGATGGGAATCTGCTCACTGACTCCCTGGCACCGTTTGTTGTGTTCAAAGGACAGCAGTCAAAG TTGCTTGACGGTCTCTCCCTTCACCAGCTGGAGGAAGGTGTGTTCTTTCTGGTGCTGCCTGACCTTCAGTGCTTCACTCACCTGCGCAGCCTGGACATCGCAGACTGTAACATCTACCTACAGGAGGGTGTAACACGGCGCCGGCGTAGTACCCGCACTCTGCTATGCGAGACCTTCCAATGCTTCACTAGCCTCTGCCGACTCAACCTCAGCTTCAACTTTCTTATCGGCTGCCTGGGAGAGGTGCTAGAGTCTCTACGGATGCCTCTGGAGTACTTGAGTATCCGGGGCTGTGACGTCAATGACAGTGATCTAGTAAGTCTCGGTGAGTCCAAGCACGCGGCCAGTCTGCGCGAACTCAACATGTCCAAACTTTGCCATTTCTCCATATACGACAACGATCGAATATCGCCTGGTAACATATTGAAAGTCGTCAAAAATTTCCCCCAAATGACGCTTCTGAACTTGGCGCAAAATCATCTTAGTGATACAAATGTGAAAGACTTTAGCTGTGATACACTGATCCACATGACCCGACTCAAGGGTCTTGATATATCCGGGAACATTCTCGCGTTGGACAGTCAGGTGGAGCTAGCCCGGGCATGCGCGCGCGTGCCTTCCATGCAGTGGTTGAGGCTCACGTGTATGAACTCGACACTCAACGATGCCATGTTTCTGCATAACCTTGAGCTAGGCAACATGGAGGATGTAGGGGGCAAACTGAGGAACGAAATGAAGTCATTAGGAAGGGATGATATCGTTGTGGATGTTGTCAGGCTCTCTTTTGCTATACTGGTTGACCTTGTGGACTTTTTTGATTGA